A genomic stretch from Pithys albifrons albifrons isolate INPA30051 chromosome 28, PitAlb_v1, whole genome shotgun sequence includes:
- the FAM72A gene encoding protein FAM72A yields MSSSGCSFEDRCVSVLCCRFCRQVLSSRGMRAALLADTDTHLYSTDIPPSGTVDFIGSCYFTQTCKCKLKNIACLKCGNVVGYHVISPCKPCLLSCNNGHLWMFHSQAVLGIHRLDPSGVNVLLWGNLPDLEESTDEDPSCTSEEEYIR; encoded by the exons ATGTCCTCCAGCGGCTGCTCGTTCGAGGACCGGTGCGTGTCGGTGCTGTGCTGCCGGTTCTGCCGGCAGGTGCTGAGCTCCCGCGGGATGCGGGCGGCGCTGCTGGCGGACACCGACACCCACCTTTACTCCACCGATATCCCGCCCTCGGG CACTGTTGATTTCATCGGGAGCTGCTATTTCACCCAAACCTGCAAGTGCAAACTGAAGAACATCGCGTGTCTGAAGTG TGGCAACGTTGTTGGTTACCATGTGATCTCTCCCTGCAAACCCTGCCTGTTGTCCTGCAACAACGGCCACCTCTGGATGTTCCACAGCCAGGCAGTCCTTGGCATCCACAGGCTCGACCCTTCTG GTGTGAATGTTTTGCTCTGGGGCAACTTGCCAGATTTGGAGGAAAGCACAGATGAAGATCCTTCCTGCACCTCTGAGGAGGAGTACATCAGATAA